The DNA segment AAAGGCCACCCGCCACAATTCGGTCAAGATCGCCCCTTGCAAGCGTTCCACGAACCCGTTCGTCCAGGCGTGCCGAGGTTTGGTGCGCCGGTGTACGATCCCCAAGGCCTGGCACGCCGCCGTGAATCCGCGCTGAAACTCCGAGCCGCGATCGGTCAGGATCGCCCGAAGGCGATGCCCCGACCGCTGGTAGGCTGGCCGCAGCCGCTCGCGCAGAAAGGCGATGGTCGCCGCCTGGGTCACGCGCGGCACGAGCGTGGCGACGGCGTAGGAGCACGCCGCATCGCAGGCCGTGAGCTGCCAGACGCGGCCCACCCCCTTCAGCTTGCCGACATAG comes from the bacterium genome and includes:
- a CDS encoding integrase core domain-containing protein — its product is YVGKLKGVGRVWQLTACDAACSYAVATLVPRVTQAATIAFLRERLRPAYQRSGHRLRAILTDRGSEFQRGFTAACQALGIVHRRTKPRHAWTNGFVERLQGAILTELWRVAFRRTYYTSRDQLERDLQAYLAFSNRERPHQGYRLHGRTPASIFTT